One window from the genome of Alkalihalobacillus sp. LMS6 encodes:
- the nagA gene encoding N-acetylglucosamine-6-phosphate deacetylase, giving the protein MTELILKGTRMLSGLPNQTSDDSFYVAVNQGKITEVGHTIPSHLQTEKTKVVTLEKSQQLIPGFIDIHIHGGYGVDVMDHSDKGLHHLKTSLPKEGTTSFLATTITQSTESIEQVITQVANYSNYNGSEILGLHIEGPFINEVRKGAQPATYILDPSVNQMERWNRLSKGTIKQVTYAPERPNGLALTDYLSKHNITPSIGHSDATFAEIEAALEKGLSQATHLFNGMRPLHHREPGVVGTALLMDGIDVELIADGIHIHPQMVQFAWKVKGTNSCLLITDSMRAKGLAEGTYDLGGQDVEVKDGQATLADGSLAGSILPMNDAIVNMMRFSGCTFAEAVQMATYNPAKKLNVLNRKGSIEVGKDADFVIWEDGKVIQTFCKGHECL; this is encoded by the coding sequence ATGACTGAACTCATTTTAAAAGGAACTCGAATGCTATCAGGTCTTCCAAATCAAACAAGCGATGACTCGTTTTATGTAGCGGTCAATCAAGGAAAGATAACAGAAGTAGGTCACACGATTCCATCGCATCTTCAAACGGAGAAGACAAAAGTTGTCACGCTCGAGAAGAGTCAGCAGCTCATTCCTGGCTTTATCGATATCCATATTCACGGTGGGTATGGAGTAGATGTTATGGACCATTCAGATAAAGGCTTACACCATTTAAAAACGTCCTTACCAAAAGAAGGGACAACATCCTTCCTCGCAACGACGATTACGCAGTCTACAGAATCGATTGAACAAGTAATAACACAAGTAGCAAATTATTCAAATTATAACGGATCAGAGATTCTCGGCTTGCATATAGAAGGTCCCTTTATCAATGAGGTACGTAAGGGGGCGCAGCCAGCTACTTATATTTTAGATCCTTCGGTAAACCAAATGGAGCGTTGGAATCGACTTTCAAAAGGAACGATTAAGCAAGTAACGTATGCGCCAGAAAGACCTAATGGGTTGGCACTAACAGATTACTTATCCAAACATAACATCACCCCTTCAATTGGTCATTCAGACGCCACTTTTGCAGAAATTGAAGCGGCACTTGAAAAAGGGTTAAGTCAAGCAACGCACTTATTTAATGGAATGCGCCCATTGCATCACCGAGAACCGGGTGTAGTTGGTACGGCATTGTTAATGGACGGCATAGATGTTGAATTAATTGCTGATGGGATCCACATCCACCCCCAAATGGTGCAGTTTGCATGGAAAGTAAAAGGAACCAATAGTTGCTTATTAATTACTGATTCAATGCGAGCAAAAGGGCTAGCAGAGGGGACGTATGATTTAGGTGGTCAAGATGTTGAAGTAAAAGATGGGCAAGCGACGTTAGCGGATGGTAGTTTAGCTGGCTCGATTTTGCCGATGAATGACGCGATTGTGAACATGATGCGTTTTTCAGGCTGTACGTTTGCAGAAGCGGTCCAAATGGCAACATATAACCCTGCCAAAAAGCTCAATGTTTTAAACCGCAAAGGTTCGATTGAAGTTGGGAAAGATGCCGACTTTGTTATTTGGGAAGACGGAAAGGTTATACAAACTTTTTGTAAAGGGCATGAATGTTTATAA
- the nagB gene encoding glucosamine-6-phosphate deaminase: MNIIYVRNYEELSDMASSFLLEHLQAKPSMNMGLATGGTPKGTYSKLIHKAKEAQFSFAQVKTFNLDEYVGLSHDNKNSYHEYMRSQLFHAIDIKHEHTFIPNGLALSLREEADQYEKRIAAEGGIDVQLLGIGSNGHIGFNEPGTDFQETTHIIELADETRAANARYFNSKDDVPKQAITMGLATIMAAKTILLLISGEDKKRAFSTLLEGDRDPDFPASILTDHPNVTVIVDADAAGDYSQHIEANGA; encoded by the coding sequence ATGAATATTATTTATGTAAGAAATTATGAGGAGCTAAGTGACATGGCCTCATCTTTTTTACTGGAACACTTACAGGCTAAGCCATCTATGAACATGGGACTCGCGACTGGTGGAACGCCTAAGGGGACCTATAGCAAGCTCATTCATAAAGCAAAGGAAGCTCAGTTTTCATTTGCGCAGGTAAAAACATTTAATCTGGATGAATATGTAGGCCTTTCTCATGATAATAAAAATAGCTACCATGAATATATGAGAAGTCAGCTTTTCCATGCTATTGATATTAAGCATGAGCATACATTTATACCAAATGGTTTAGCACTCTCTTTACGAGAGGAAGCTGACCAATACGAGAAGCGCATTGCAGCTGAGGGTGGAATAGATGTTCAACTACTCGGAATAGGGAGCAACGGACATATTGGTTTCAATGAACCTGGCACGGATTTTCAAGAAACAACGCACATTATTGAGTTAGCCGACGAAACAAGAGCTGCAAATGCGCGGTATTTCAACTCAAAGGATGATGTTCCGAAACAAGCGATCACAATGGGGCTTGCAACGATTATGGCGGCAAAAACGATTTTGCTATTGATCTCGGGAGAAGATAAGAAGCGAGCTTTTTCAACATTACTGGAAGGGGACCGAGATCCCGATTTTCCAGCATCTATTTTAACAGATCATCCAAATGTAACAGTGATTGTTGATGCAGATGCAGCTGGAGATTATTCTCAACATATAGAGGCAAACGGCGCATAG
- a CDS encoding bifunctional GNAT family N-acetyltransferase/carbon-nitrogen hydrolase family protein translates to MKEIDVSRFEKKIIIRNIEEKDFDDIIKLSKQCFKNMEPWRYDELKSHISVFPEGQFCVEYDGEIIGSCSSLIINFDEYDDQHTWDEITDEGYITNHDSDGFNLYGIEVMVHPDFRRMKIGRRLYEARKELCRELNLKSIIIGGRIPNYYKYADRFTPREYVDEVMMHNIYDPVLTFQVINGFSLKRVNANYLDDDRASMRYATLMEWNNIDYQPSTPKRRFKTSFPVRITTIQYEMKKISSFDDFAIQCEYYTDVAASYKSDFAVFPEIFTLQLLSFLPEKSPSRAIRRLTEFTEDYIELFTNLAVKYNVNIIGGSHYVEEEGKIYNISYLFRRDGTIEKQYKLHVTPNERVFWGISGGDEVKVFDTDCGKIAIQICYDVEFPEIGRIATDKGANIIFSPFCTDDRQGYLRVRYCSQARAIENQVYTVISGTVGNLSDVANMDIQYAQSGIFTPSDFEFPRDGIVGECSPNVETVVVGDVDLEILRRNRRSGSVNQLRDRRDDIYHVVYKQ, encoded by the coding sequence ATGAAAGAAATTGATGTTTCTAGATTTGAGAAGAAAATTATTATCCGTAACATCGAAGAAAAAGATTTTGATGACATTATTAAGTTATCAAAGCAATGTTTTAAAAATATGGAACCGTGGCGTTACGACGAATTAAAGAGTCACATTTCTGTTTTCCCTGAGGGTCAGTTCTGTGTTGAATATGATGGTGAAATTATTGGTTCATGTTCAAGTTTAATTATAAATTTTGATGAGTATGACGATCAACATACGTGGGATGAAATTACGGATGAAGGCTATATTACGAACCATGATTCAGACGGATTTAACCTTTATGGTATTGAAGTAATGGTTCATCCAGATTTTCGTCGAATGAAGATTGGTAGACGTCTATATGAAGCACGAAAAGAGCTATGCCGTGAATTGAATCTAAAGAGCATTATCATCGGCGGACGCATTCCTAATTACTATAAATATGCGGATCGATTTACACCACGAGAATATGTGGACGAAGTGATGATGCACAACATTTACGATCCAGTATTAACATTCCAAGTAATTAATGGCTTTTCGTTAAAACGTGTAAATGCCAACTATCTTGATGATGATCGAGCGAGTATGCGCTATGCGACGCTGATGGAATGGAATAATATTGATTATCAACCTTCAACACCGAAAAGAAGGTTTAAGACATCCTTTCCTGTTCGAATCACGACAATTCAATATGAAATGAAGAAAATTTCTTCTTTCGATGACTTTGCGATTCAATGTGAGTACTACACAGATGTCGCCGCAAGTTATAAATCAGACTTTGCAGTATTCCCTGAGATCTTTACGCTACAACTCTTATCATTTCTACCTGAAAAGAGTCCTAGTCGCGCGATAAGACGCCTAACGGAGTTTACTGAAGACTATATTGAGTTATTTACGAATTTAGCAGTGAAATACAATGTCAATATTATTGGCGGTTCCCATTATGTAGAAGAAGAAGGGAAAATTTATAACATTAGCTACCTCTTCCGTCGCGATGGAACAATTGAAAAGCAATATAAGCTTCATGTTACACCGAATGAGCGCGTATTCTGGGGAATTTCTGGTGGCGATGAAGTAAAGGTATTTGATACAGACTGTGGAAAAATTGCCATTCAAATTTGCTACGACGTTGAGTTCCCTGAAATTGGGCGCATCGCAACAGATAAAGGGGCGAACATTATTTTTTCTCCATTCTGTACAGATGATCGTCAAGGGTATTTACGTGTTCGCTATTGCTCTCAAGCAAGAGCGATTGAAAATCAAGTGTATACTGTGATTTCCGGGACCGTTGGAAACTTGTCTGACGTAGCGAACATGGACATTCAGTACGCGCAATCGGGTATCTTCACACCATCTGACTTTGAGTTTCCGCGAGATGGTATTGTCGGAGAATGTAGTCCGAATGTGGAAACCGTTGTGGTCGGAGATGTGGACTTAGAAATTCTTAGAAGAAATCGTCGTTCAGGCAGTGTGAATCAATTGCGTGATCGCCGGGATGATATTTATCACGTTGTGTATAAACAATAA
- a CDS encoding fumarylacetoacetate hydrolase family protein, with the protein MTSRFADIGDIYCVGRNYAEHAHELGNEVPEEPLLFTKPRSSLALANGSALSFPTTKGSIHYEIELVLKIGKDVSSGDQLEDVVQEVALGLDLTLRDVQSKLKQKGHPWLRAKGFPNAAILTPFFSFVGEESCKTIPFELRKNGDVMQKGYTKDMIFSLSDLFAEVQQEFGLKKGDLLFTGTPKGVGQLNVSDEFNLFFNGEEKGSFTVSR; encoded by the coding sequence ATGACTTCACGATTTGCGGACATTGGAGATATTTATTGTGTAGGCCGAAATTATGCGGAACATGCACATGAACTTGGAAATGAAGTGCCTGAAGAACCTTTACTATTTACTAAACCGAGGAGTTCCCTTGCGCTAGCTAATGGAAGTGCGCTTTCTTTTCCTACTACTAAAGGAAGTATTCATTATGAAATTGAGCTTGTCTTAAAAATTGGCAAGGATGTATCAAGTGGAGATCAATTAGAAGATGTGGTTCAGGAAGTGGCTTTAGGTTTGGATTTGACGTTAAGGGACGTTCAATCAAAACTTAAGCAAAAAGGCCATCCTTGGCTTAGAGCAAAAGGGTTTCCCAATGCTGCAATTCTCACTCCTTTCTTTTCTTTCGTTGGTGAGGAGAGCTGTAAAACGATCCCATTTGAATTACGAAAAAATGGAGACGTTATGCAAAAAGGATATACAAAAGACATGATTTTCAGTTTAAGTGACCTTTTTGCTGAAGTTCAACAAGAGTTCGGGCTGAAAAAAGGTGATTTGCTTTTCACAGGCACGCCAAAGGGCGTCGGTCAGTTAAATGTGAGTGATGAGTTTAACCTTTTCTTTAATGGTGAAGAAAAAGGTTCATTTACGGTAAGTCGTTAA
- a CDS encoding DUF418 domain-containing protein: MIKNSGSIQQNERILSLDVIRGFALLGILIANSIVFQFGMLGSITTVQGMYQNGALDEWTHFFIRLLVDGSFITLFSFLFGYGTALQRSRFLAKQASFTPVFWRRTGLLLIFGFLHIIFLWRGDILLTYSLTAMLLLAFLPLKKRGLFISAVIWFTLMASSALLPDMGATPAPAYYENEQAIIANGTYADHVQFRGSTDMIGLTSGGSPIAFLFGEIFFQLSAVLTVMPMFLFGAFVAKSKWLETFHLYRKKAFLFLPVFLLVGLTAKLPNALASGANTQYELLSVYVGAPFLALFYGTSVALIVSYRAKWMTPFATVGKMAFTNYILQSVIFTFLFYGYGLGLYGQLGIFYGVLLCFVVYVLQVIFSIVWLKFFRIGPLEYIWRSGTYLRMQTLTRTKRDTD; this comes from the coding sequence ATGATTAAGAATAGCGGCTCAATTCAACAAAATGAACGAATACTTTCGCTTGATGTCATTCGAGGCTTTGCATTATTAGGTATTTTGATTGCCAATAGCATCGTTTTTCAATTTGGCATGCTAGGTAGTATCACGACTGTCCAAGGCATGTATCAAAACGGTGCACTCGATGAATGGACCCATTTCTTTATTCGTTTGCTCGTAGACGGAAGTTTTATTACGTTATTTTCATTTTTATTTGGTTATGGAACGGCATTACAACGCTCGAGATTCCTTGCAAAACAAGCATCTTTTACACCTGTTTTCTGGCGCCGCACCGGTTTATTACTTATTTTCGGCTTTTTACATATTATCTTTTTATGGCGCGGAGATATTCTTCTGACATACTCCCTTACAGCAATGCTTTTACTAGCTTTTCTTCCATTAAAAAAACGCGGCTTGTTCATTAGTGCCGTAATCTGGTTTACTCTTATGGCTTCAAGCGCCCTTCTTCCAGATATGGGTGCTACACCTGCGCCTGCGTATTACGAAAACGAGCAAGCAATTATTGCAAACGGCACTTATGCCGATCACGTGCAGTTTCGTGGGAGCACGGATATGATTGGTTTAACATCAGGTGGCAGCCCAATCGCCTTTCTTTTTGGAGAAATCTTCTTTCAACTGTCAGCTGTTTTAACCGTAATGCCGATGTTTTTATTTGGTGCTTTCGTGGCGAAAAGTAAATGGCTAGAGACGTTTCATCTTTATCGAAAAAAAGCCTTTCTATTTTTACCAGTCTTTTTACTTGTCGGTCTAACCGCCAAGCTACCAAATGCTCTGGCAAGTGGAGCCAATACACAGTATGAACTCTTATCCGTCTATGTTGGCGCTCCATTTTTAGCCTTGTTCTACGGAACATCAGTGGCTCTTATCGTGTCGTATCGAGCTAAATGGATGACCCCATTTGCTACAGTCGGAAAGATGGCTTTCACAAATTACATCTTGCAGTCCGTGATTTTCACTTTTCTCTTCTACGGCTACGGACTTGGGCTGTACGGACAGTTAGGCATTTTTTACGGCGTGTTGCTTTGTTTTGTTGTGTACGTACTCCAAGTAATCTTCAGTATCGTCTGGCTGAAATTTTTCAGGATCGGACCATTAGAGTATATTTGGCGTAGCGGTACTTATTTAAGAATGCAAACGTTAACGAGAACGAAAAGAGATACGGATTAG
- a CDS encoding FAD-dependent oxidoreductase yields MIRTFSNEYRHENVMKMTEGPFDLLVIGGGITGAGIALDASIRGLKTLLVDQEDFASGASRNWSNLFHTEIQHMNHLDMKAYNDMFKQRAILKENAPHLVKQIELILPTYKTGLFTKSFRTKMLDRLTEMAFKEKRKHLTKKELIKREPMLSFKQGKHALLYKEFLLDESRLTIDLVKEAVKRGLLALNYMKVESFIYENDKISGALIVDQNKHVVHKVITKQVVNATGSSVDRLRVQDRSLNHLAIDYVEDHFISVKRDFLPIHHAIYVETDGNQLISFVPYRGTVIIGTSVKKEDRQSIIPFLIDAVNRTFENVHMSQEQLEGSWVVKRPFPIDNKKKYHEFKRSECIESSSGLLSVICSQHTFYRSIAEQIVNRVCKKLQPNVKKVCETDTVTISGGYVGGMDDFQLYKKKRAEEGNQYGLTVEQANELIDRYGSNIGQIYARIRMNGKQAKMFGMSPALFAELVYCIEEEGILSPVDFFIQRTGYLVVNKDFVSAMKEPIFRYMRDRLNWTEEQEERFREKLMVEMTQVYNV; encoded by the coding sequence ATGATTCGTACTTTTTCTAATGAATATAGACATGAGAATGTAATGAAAATGACGGAAGGGCCGTTTGATTTACTCGTTATTGGTGGCGGAATTACAGGAGCGGGTATTGCGCTTGATGCCTCTATTCGTGGACTAAAAACGCTTTTAGTTGATCAGGAGGATTTCGCGTCAGGCGCATCAAGAAATTGGTCAAATCTTTTCCATACTGAAATCCAACATATGAACCATTTAGATATGAAGGCATACAACGATATGTTTAAACAGAGAGCGATTTTAAAAGAAAACGCCCCTCATTTGGTGAAACAAATTGAACTTATTCTACCTACATATAAAACAGGGCTTTTTACAAAATCGTTTCGAACAAAAATGTTGGATCGTCTAACCGAAATGGCATTCAAAGAAAAGCGTAAGCACCTCACAAAGAAAGAATTAATCAAACGGGAGCCAATGCTCTCTTTTAAACAAGGGAAACACGCGTTACTTTATAAAGAATTTCTCTTAGATGAGTCGCGATTAACGATTGACCTCGTAAAAGAAGCTGTAAAAAGAGGGCTTCTCGCACTTAACTATATGAAAGTGGAGAGTTTTATCTATGAGAATGATAAAATAAGCGGGGCTCTCATTGTTGATCAAAATAAACATGTTGTACATAAAGTGATAACAAAGCAAGTGGTTAATGCAACAGGTTCATCAGTTGACAGACTTCGCGTGCAAGATCGTTCATTGAATCATCTCGCAATTGATTACGTCGAAGATCATTTTATTAGCGTCAAACGAGACTTTTTACCGATTCATCACGCGATCTATGTTGAAACAGACGGAAACCAATTAATCAGTTTTGTTCCGTACCGAGGAACGGTAATCATCGGAACTTCAGTAAAAAAAGAGGATCGACAATCCATTATCCCTTTTCTCATCGATGCTGTGAATCGTACGTTTGAAAATGTTCATATGTCACAAGAGCAGTTGGAAGGAAGCTGGGTCGTTAAACGTCCTTTTCCAATTGATAATAAGAAAAAATATCATGAGTTTAAACGATCTGAATGCATTGAATCCTCATCAGGACTTTTATCTGTAATTTGTAGCCAACATACATTTTATCGATCAATTGCTGAGCAAATTGTGAATCGAGTGTGTAAAAAACTGCAGCCAAACGTAAAAAAAGTTTGTGAAACGGATACGGTCACGATTTCAGGCGGGTATGTTGGGGGAATGGACGATTTTCAACTGTACAAAAAGAAGCGTGCCGAAGAAGGAAATCAGTACGGGTTAACGGTCGAGCAAGCAAATGAATTAATTGATCGCTATGGATCAAACATCGGTCAGATTTATGCGCGAATCCGCATGAATGGAAAACAAGCAAAAATGTTTGGTATGAGTCCTGCTCTTTTTGCAGAACTTGTTTATTGTATAGAAGAAGAAGGCATTCTTAGCCCAGTTGACTTTTTTATTCAGCGAACAGGTTACCTTGTAGTTAATAAAGATTTTGTAAGCGCAATGAAAGAACCAATTTTTCGATATATGCGAGATCGACTAAATTGGACGGAAGAACAAGAAGAACGATTTCGAGAAAAATTAATGGTTGAAATGACTCAAGTATACAACGTTTAG
- a CDS encoding SDR family oxidoreductase gives MDKNQDLSNGIPKQMQQKQPGIESEMNPEPIFESDGYKGSDKLKGKVALITGGDSGIGRAVAVGYAKEGAHIAIVYLDEHEDAEFTKEKVEAYGVNCITISGDITDEAFCISSVERCVAELGGLDILVNNAAEQHPVNDLRELSDEQLKRTFATNFYSYVYFTKAALDYLQEGSAIINTSSINAYRGNISLIDYTSTKGAITAFTRSMAQSLAEKKIRVNSIAPGPIWTPLIPASFDEEKVSQFGQNTLMGRPGQPSELVGAYVLLASEDSSYMTGQAIHINGGDYISS, from the coding sequence ATGGACAAGAATCAAGATCTTTCCAATGGTATTCCAAAACAAATGCAGCAAAAGCAACCTGGGATTGAATCAGAAATGAATCCTGAGCCGATTTTTGAAAGTGATGGGTATAAAGGTTCCGATAAATTAAAAGGCAAAGTTGCGTTAATTACTGGAGGTGACTCTGGTATAGGACGAGCTGTTGCAGTTGGTTATGCAAAAGAAGGAGCTCATATTGCAATTGTCTATTTAGATGAACATGAAGACGCGGAGTTTACAAAAGAAAAAGTTGAAGCTTATGGCGTAAATTGCATTACCATTTCAGGCGATATTACAGATGAAGCCTTTTGCATTTCTTCTGTTGAACGTTGCGTAGCAGAATTAGGTGGCTTAGATATACTCGTGAACAATGCTGCTGAGCAACACCCAGTTAATGATCTTCGTGAGCTCAGTGACGAACAGCTAAAACGTACATTTGCGACGAACTTTTACTCGTACGTTTACTTCACAAAGGCAGCTCTTGATTATTTACAAGAGGGGAGTGCGATTATTAACACTTCATCCATTAACGCTTATCGAGGTAACATCTCATTAATTGACTATACAAGCACTAAAGGAGCCATTACTGCGTTCACACGCTCAATGGCACAATCTCTTGCCGAGAAGAAAATTCGTGTAAACAGCATTGCGCCTGGTCCGATTTGGACACCGTTAATACCAGCTTCATTTGATGAAGAGAAGGTGTCACAGTTTGGTCAAAACACATTAATGGGTAGACCTGGTCAACCGAGTGAGCTTGTAGGTGCGTATGTCTTGCTTGCTTCAGAAGATTCTTCTTATATGACAGGACAAGCGATTCATATTAATGGTGGCGACTACATTAGCTCATAA
- the sfsA gene encoding DNA/RNA nuclease SfsA, which translates to MVVFPPLIKAKFIERPNRFILVLERQDTKELIRAHLPDPGRLKELLVKDATVWVTYSDKSTRKTKWTAVLCESEEGLYVSLQTTVANRLVESAIQTKAIDSLSEWELVRREYQVGSSRFDFLLENSTKEQLLLEVKSVTLARDGKGLFPDAPTSRGTKHVHELTELVQTGTYQTGILFVAQREAITSISSEKVIDPAFNHALEKAHEEGVKIVAVNTLISTTEISIQKEIPFFI; encoded by the coding sequence TTGGTCGTTTTTCCCCCATTAATAAAAGCGAAATTTATTGAACGGCCAAATCGGTTTATTTTGGTCTTAGAACGTCAAGATACAAAAGAATTGATTCGTGCACATTTGCCCGACCCTGGGAGGTTAAAGGAACTTCTCGTGAAAGATGCGACGGTTTGGGTTACGTATAGTGATAAAAGCACCCGAAAAACAAAGTGGACAGCTGTTTTATGTGAATCAGAAGAAGGGTTATACGTTTCACTTCAAACAACCGTTGCCAATAGGCTCGTTGAATCGGCTATTCAAACGAAAGCGATTGATTCACTTAGTGAATGGGAACTAGTAAGAAGAGAATATCAAGTTGGTTCCTCGCGCTTTGATTTTTTACTCGAAAATTCGACCAAAGAACAGCTTTTGCTTGAAGTGAAGAGTGTAACTTTGGCAAGAGATGGGAAAGGGCTTTTTCCTGATGCGCCAACTTCACGAGGGACCAAACATGTTCATGAATTAACGGAGCTTGTTCAAACAGGTACGTATCAAACAGGAATTTTGTTTGTTGCACAAAGAGAGGCTATCACGTCCATCTCGAGCGAGAAAGTGATTGATCCTGCTTTTAACCACGCATTAGAAAAAGCGCACGAAGAAGGTGTGAAGATCGTCGCCGTAAACACGTTGATTTCAACAACTGAAATTTCAATTCAGAAAGAAATTCCCTTTTTCATCTGA
- the nfsA gene encoding oxygen-insensitive NADPH nitroreductase, whose amino-acid sequence MNEIIKQMSAHRSVRAYEDQHVSQEQLTAITNAARWASTSNHVQAYSIITIQNEQTKESLAELTGGQRWVQACPVFFVVCADYTRQKYASEKHNTSFDVGGAEQLLVSAVDVALVAQNMLLAAESLGLGGVMIGGIRNQPREVSALLQLPTYVVPIMGLAIGAPGQEVAQKPRLPEEAVVHQETYNQNQNNAIDAYDQLMSEYYTERTKGKRSSSWTELMASYTSVRKRAHMDEFLQEKGFLQAMKEED is encoded by the coding sequence ATGAATGAAATCATCAAACAAATGAGCGCGCACCGTTCCGTTCGTGCTTATGAAGATCAACATGTATCGCAAGAACAACTAACGGCGATTACTAACGCAGCTAGATGGGCGTCCACTTCTAATCATGTTCAAGCTTATTCAATTATTACTATTCAAAACGAACAAACAAAGGAAAGCTTAGCTGAATTAACAGGTGGCCAGCGCTGGGTACAAGCTTGTCCAGTATTTTTTGTTGTCTGTGCAGACTACACAAGGCAAAAGTATGCAAGTGAGAAGCATAATACCTCATTTGACGTAGGTGGCGCTGAGCAATTGTTAGTTAGTGCTGTTGATGTAGCGCTAGTTGCACAGAATATGCTACTTGCAGCTGAATCACTCGGCTTAGGTGGCGTGATGATTGGCGGAATTCGCAATCAACCTCGTGAAGTAAGTGCTCTTCTTCAGCTCCCTACATACGTTGTTCCAATAATGGGCTTGGCGATCGGTGCACCTGGCCAAGAGGTGGCGCAAAAGCCACGGCTTCCTGAAGAGGCTGTTGTTCATCAAGAAACGTATAACCAAAATCAAAACAATGCGATTGATGCTTACGATCAACTTATGAGTGAGTACTATACAGAGCGCACAAAGGGGAAACGAAGTTCGTCGTGGACGGAACTAATGGCAAGCTATACGAGTGTGCGCAAGCGTGCGCATATGGACGAGTTCCTTCAAGAAAAGGGATTTTTACAGGCGATGAAGGAGGAAGACTAA
- a CDS encoding GntR family transcriptional regulator, which yields MIDKYSPIPIYYQIEELIQKQIKTGVLKPGDALPSEREFADKYQISRMTVRQGMNNLVQKRQLIREKGKGTFVASTQNIEQFLTKTTSFSEDMLNRNMVPESRLLSFKREQVDEKTAQLLQVEDGTDVFHVNRVRLANQSPIALEQAFIAVDLAPDLTESVLRSSLYTYFEEELGHRIDHSEQTIRSVLANEEDATLLEIQTGDPLLAIRRQAFTTERRVLELVYTRYRGDRYHFATRMSR from the coding sequence ATGATTGATAAATATTCTCCAATTCCTATTTATTATCAGATAGAAGAATTGATCCAAAAACAAATTAAAACAGGTGTATTAAAACCAGGCGACGCCCTTCCCTCTGAAAGAGAATTCGCTGACAAATATCAAATTAGTCGAATGACCGTTAGGCAAGGAATGAACAATCTTGTTCAAAAAAGACAACTTATTCGTGAAAAGGGTAAAGGTACGTTCGTTGCATCAACACAAAACATCGAACAGTTTTTAACAAAAACGACAAGCTTTAGCGAAGACATGCTTAATCGAAACATGGTACCCGAGTCAAGACTGCTGTCTTTTAAGCGCGAACAAGTAGATGAAAAAACAGCTCAACTGCTTCAAGTTGAAGATGGAACAGACGTTTTCCATGTAAATCGTGTTCGCTTGGCAAACCAGAGTCCCATCGCTTTAGAACAAGCATTTATTGCTGTTGATTTAGCTCCTGATCTTACCGAAAGCGTCTTGCGCTCCTCTTTGTATACGTACTTTGAAGAAGAACTAGGCCATCGTATCGATCATTCCGAGCAAACCATACGATCTGTATTGGCAAACGAAGAAGATGCCACGTTACTTGAGATTCAAACAGGAGATCCGCTCTTAGCGATACGTCGACAAGCGTTTACAACGGAAAGACGTGTATTAGAACTTGTTTATACCCGTTATCGAGGGGACCGCTATCATTTTGCGACAAGAATGTCGCGCTAA